In Quercus lobata isolate SW786 chromosome 12, ValleyOak3.0 Primary Assembly, whole genome shotgun sequence, a genomic segment contains:
- the LOC115972330 gene encoding adenylate isopentenyltransferase 3, chloroplastic, whose translation MSINHLQTFFLFILLQIVTSHPPRRFIMAFSTFMCQQTQPFLDFPSSGLKMDLFNPQRHKEKVVIVMGATGTGKSRLSIDLASRFPAEIINSDKMQVYKGLDIVTNKVTVEEQRGVPHHLLGIVNPNADFTVTEFCDKASHKIESIVGQGRLPIIVGGSNSYIEALIDDDDFIFRSKYECCFLWVDVSMPLLHSFVSKRVDQMLEKGMIDEVRKMFNPNLDYSRGIRRAIGVPEFDLYIRSEQFLDKEQRAMLLQEAICHIKENNCKLACRQREKIHRLRNMKGWNMHRLDATEVFRKHGREADKAWEELVAGPSGEIVGQFLYNLATKVPTNVAGIKMRNVGAAIATATYQRMQKVDTCF comes from the exons ATGAGCATTAATCATCTTCAAACATTTTTTCTATTCATACTTCTTCAGATTGTCACATCTCATCCACCAAGAAG GTTCATCATGGCATTTTCCACATTCATGTGCCAACAAACACAACCATTTCTAGATTTTCCATCTAGTGGGCTGAAAatggatctcttcaatcctcaAAGACACAAAGAAAAGGTAGTGATTGTAATGGGAGCAACAGGAACTGGCAAGTCAAGACTCTCCATTGATCTTGCTAGTCGGTTTCCGGCCGAGATCATCAACTCTGATAAAATGCAAGTGTACAAGGGACTTGACATAGTCACCAACAAAGTCACTGTAGAAGAGCAACGTGGTGTGCCTCACCATTTGCTAGGGATAGTAAATCCTAATGCTGATTTCACGGTAACAGAGTTTTGTGACAAAGCATCACATAAGATTGAGTCAATTGTAGGACAAGGCCGCCTTCCAATCATTGTTGGAGGCTCCAATTCTTACATTGAAGCCTTaatagatgatgatgattttatatttagatCAAAGTATGAATGTTGCTTTCTTTGGGTGGATGTGTCAATGCCTTTGCTTCACTCATTTGTGTCAAAGCGAGTTGATCAAATGCTTGAAAAGGGCATGATAGATGAGGTAAGAAAAATGTTCAATCCCAATTTGGACTACTCAAGAGGGATTAGAAGGGCAATTGGGGTTCCGGAATTCGATCTATATATTCGAAGTGAACAATTTTTAGACAAAGAACAACGTGCAATGTTACTCCAAGAAGCAATATGTCACATTAAGGAAAATAATTGCAAATTAGCATGCCGCCAAAGGGAGAAAATTCACCGGCTTAGAAATATGAAAGGGTGGAATATGCACAGGCTTGACGCCACAGAAGTGTTTCGAAAGCACGGAAGAGAAGCAGATAAGGCATGGGAAGAGCTTGTAGCTGGACCAAGCGGTGAGATTGTTGGCCAATTTCTTTACAATTTGGCCACCAAGGTACCTACAAATGTCGCAGGCATTAAGATGAGGAATGTAGGAGCTGCCATTGCAACAGCAACTTATCAGAGGATGCAAAAGGTGGATACTTGCTTCTGA
- the LOC115970399 gene encoding histone-lysine N-methyltransferase SUVR3-like, with protein sequence MANEKIDGQDCVNQYDGEEYKDSLLLSMSMEDLVLLCGVGSGVSSSGSRENNESRSEIGLTEHLTDILVDEGDGDLPLCLSVSPPSIFRENRFSFFPVKILKPHCQTNEHQQQEEPNNPIGTFLQSFELILPWLTPIELANISLTSKSLNQLSKSTTLRRSSDASRSFENLSIPFHNTIDDHPYAHFIYTPSQIFPSSSSSQPQRQSWGSLGFSSSSRLGVESVSLVDELGHSVSGCDCERCDDEDPDGCPCFFEMDELDMGNECRLSCGCKLECENRLTQRGVLVRLKIVRDRRKGWGLYAISGSFYEVCVSNLYLVARKMNFLV encoded by the exons ATGGCTAACGAGAAGATCGACGGTCAAGATTGTGTGAACCAATACGACGGCGAGGAATACAAAGACTCCTTGTTGTTGTCGATGTCGATGGAGGACTTGGTTTTGTTGTGCGGTGTTGGATCCGGAGTGAGTTCGAGCGGTTCGCGGGAGAACAATGAGTCGAGGAGCGAGATTGGGCTGACGGAGCATTTGACGGATATTCTCGTGGACGAAGGGGACGGAGATCT TCcactctgtctctctgtctctcctCCTTCCATTTTTCGGGaaaatcgtttttctttttttcccgtgaaaattttaaaaccacaTTGCCAAACCAATGAACATCAACAACAAGAAGAGCCTAATAACCCAATTGGAACTTTCCTCCAAAGCTTCGAGCTAATTCTCCCATGGCTGACCCCAATAGAATTAGCCAACATTTCTCTAACCTCCAAATCCCTAAACCAACTCTCCAAATCCACCACTCTTCGTCGATCCTCGGATGCTTCCAGATCCTTCGAAAACCTCTCCATCCCATTCCACAACACCATAGATGACCACCCATATGCCCATTTCATCTACACCCCTTCACAGattttcccttcttcttcttcttcacaacccCAGCGCCAGTCATGGGGTTCGCTGGGTTTTAGCAGCTCAAGTAGACTCGGTGTGGAGTCGGTGAGTTTGGTGGACGAGTTGGGGCACAGTGTGTCTGGGTGTGATTGCGAGAGGTGTGACGATGAGGACCCAGATGGGTGTCCTTGTTTTTTTGAGATGGATGAGTTGGATATGGGGAACGAGTGCAGATTGAGTTGTGGGTGCAAGTTGGAGTGTGAGAATAGGTTGACTCAGCGAGGTGTTTTGGTGAGGTTGAAGATTGTGAGGGATAGAAGGAAAGGTTGGGGTTTATACGCTATTTCTGGTTCATTCTATGAAGTATGTGTATCAAATCTCTATTTGGTTGCTCGGAAAATGAACTTTCTAGtgtaa
- the LOC115971853 gene encoding vegetative cell wall protein gp1, giving the protein MEKLNIVTITLFAAFMLLVPKSECQVQPPPMPIPTPTPTPMPNPTPYYPNFPPLCASQFQLANYACSRLPPFYPVPPPTPVSPVEPSPNLPPYATWFPNEDDDDDGGDDGDENHHRSRHGHGHGHRHRHEHRESPWYGVFAPPTPPVSPTPPVGPTPPVGPTPPAGPTPPDGPTPPVGPTPPVGPFPPVGPTPPVGPFPPVNPGMSPQEENCCRWAQQVDSKCVCQILYHLPPYASFLLRSVHEVTLDIGAGEGCRVTYTCAGTLRRAH; this is encoded by the coding sequence ATGGAGAAACTCAACATTGTTACAATAACACTCTTTGCAGCATTCATGTTGCTTGTGCCCAAGTCAGAGTGCCAGGTTCAACCTCCGCCAATGCCAATTCCGACTCCAACTCCAACTCCAATGCCAAATCCAACTCCATATTATCCAAATTTCCCTCCACTTTGTGCATCACAATTTCAACTGGCAAACTATGCATGTTCTCGACTCCCCCCCTTCTACCCAGTCCCTCCTCCAACACCAGTTTCTCCTGTTGAACCATCTCCTAATCTTCCACCGTACGCAACATGGTTTCCTAATGaagatgatgacgatgatggaGGAGATGATGGTGATGAGAACCATCACAGGAGTAGGCATGGACATGGACATGGACATAGACATAGGCACGAGCATAGGGAGAGCCCTTGGTATGGCGTCTTCGCTCCCCCCACCCCGCCTGTCAGCCCAACCCCGCCTGTTGGCCCAACCCCACCTGTCGGCCCAACCCCACCTGCCGGCCCAACCCCGCCTGATGGCCCAACCCCGCCTGTAGGCCCAACCCCACCTGTCGGCCCATTTCCTCCTGTTGGCCCAACCCCGCCTGTTGGCCCATTTCCTCCTGTCAACCCTGGCATGTCACCTCAAGAAGAGAATTGTTGCCGGTGGGCGCAACAGGTGGACAGCAAATGTGTTTGTCAAATTCTATATCATTTGCCTCCCTATGCAAGCTTCCTCCTGAGGTCTGTGCATGAAGTCACCCTTGATATTGGTGCTGGTGAAGGTTGCAGGGTTACTTATACTTGTGCGGGGACACTAAGAAGAGCTCATTGA
- the LOC115969888 gene encoding protein WHAT'S THIS FACTOR 1 homolog, chloroplastic, which translates to MLSKTQFIFSYLNHNLKSTPTNPFINFQTKPISSLKVVWRKDSKLDQAIEIDKRYRLCARVVKEVLNEPGQVIPLRYLEKRRERMGLTVKVRTFLTKNPGLFTSYYDKIKPKTQPVEFIRVSDRLKDFLEEEERVYSENEHWIMSKLCKLLMMSKDKVLSVDKLVHVKREFGFPNDFLVNLVPKYPQYFRLVGCPGEGQSFLELVSWEPEFAKSVIERRAEEESRLTGIRVRPNFHVKLPSGFFLRKEMREWVRDWMELDYVSPYEDVSQLDQASREMEKRMVGVFHELLSLSLHKRVPVPILGKFSDEYRFSNAFSSVFTRHSGIFYMSLKGGIKTAMLREAYKGDKLIDRDPLLQIKDKFAELLEEGWRVRAEQLRYHREAVNKDMEMMAMKNVEYDKHACDE; encoded by the coding sequence ATGTTATCGAAAACCCAGTTCATATTTTCCTACTTGAACCATAATCTCAAATCCACACCCACAAATCCTTTTATCAATTTCCAAACCAAACCCATTTCGAGTCTCAAAGTTGTGTGGCGCAAGGACTCCAAACTTGACCAAGCAATAGAGATCGACAAGCGGTACAGGCTATGTGCTCGCGTTGTCAAGGAGGTTCTTAACGAACCAGGCCAAGTGATCCCACTTCGATACCTCGAAAAACGCCGTGAGAGAATGGGGCTAACTGTGAAAGTTAGAACCTTTCTCACAAAAAACCCTGGTTTATTTACTAGTTACTATgataaaataaaacccaaaacccaaccGGTCGAATTTATAAGAGTTTCGGACCGGCTCAAAGATTTTCTCGAAGAAGAGGAAAGGGTTTATAGTGAAAATGAGCATTGGATAATGTCTAAGTTGTGTAAATTATTGATGATGTCTAAGGATAAGGTTCTTAGTGTGGATAAGTTGGTACACGTGAAGAGGGAATTTGGTTTTCCAAATGATTTTTTGGTTAACTTGGTGCCCAAGTATCCTCAGTATTTTAGGTTAGTAGGGTGTCCTGGTGAGGGGCAATCGTTTCTGGAGTTGGTTTCGTGGGAACCCGAGTTTGCAAAATCGGTTATTGAGAGGAGGGCAGAGGAGGAGTCAAGGCTAACGGGGATTCGGGTTAGGCCTAATTTTCATGTTAAGCTTCCGTCGGGGTTTTTCTTGAGGAAGGAGATGAGGGAGTGGGTTAGGGATTGGATGGAGCTTGATTATGTGTCCCCGTATGAGGATGTGTCACAGTTGGATCAGGCATCTAGGGAAATGGAGAAGAGGATGGTGGGGGTTTTCCATGAGTTGCTTTCGCTTTCATTGCATAAGAGGGTTCCTGTGCCGATATTGGGGAAGTTCAGTGATGAGTATAGGTTCTCAAATGCTTTCTCGAGTGTGTTTACTAGGCATTCGGGGATATTCTACATGTCGTTGAAAGGTGGGATCAAGACAGCAATGTTGAGAGAAGCATATAAGGGTGATAAGTTGATTGATCGGGATCCACTGCTTCAGATAAAAGATAAGTTTGCTGAGTTGTTGGAGGAGGGATGGAGAGTGAGAGCAGAGCAGTTGAGGTATCACAGGGAAGCAGTTAATAAAGACATGGAAATGATGGCAATGAAGAATGTTGAATATGACAAGCATGCGTGTGATGAATGA